A single genomic interval of Malania oleifera isolate guangnan ecotype guangnan chromosome 11, ASM2987363v1, whole genome shotgun sequence harbors:
- the LOC131168443 gene encoding uncharacterized protein LOC131168443 — protein sequence MERGSLKVMCMLGVMVVVVGIIAGVERAEAAGECGKSDPNKEAVKLAPCAGAAQDENVIVPAKCCELARAISRNPSCLCAVMMSDVAKNSGMKPAIFITIPKRCNIADRPVGYKCGSYTLP from the coding sequence ATGGAGAGGGGTTCATTGAAGGTGATGTGCATGTTGGGAGTGATGGTCGTGGTGGTGGGGATTATAGCGGGGGTGGAGAGGGCAGAAGCAGCGGGAGAGTGCGGAAAATCTGATCCAAACAAGGAGGCAGTAAAGCTGGCGCCATGTGCTGGGGCTGCACAAGATGAGAACGTCATTGTTCCTGCCAAGTGCTGCGAGCTGGCGAGGGCCATCAGCCGCAACCCATCCTGCCTTTGCGCTGTCATGATGTCTGATGTCGCCAAGAACTCAGGGATGAAGCCTGCCATCTTCATCACCATCCCCAAGCGCTGCAACATTGCGGATCGTCCCGTGGGTTACAAATGCGGAt